CTGCGGGAAACAGGGGACCTGAATCCCGTAACAGCGAGGCGCTCTACCAGCTGAGCTACTTCGGCTCGCACCTGCATGTACTGGAGTGAATTTGAAAGTGCTTTCGTTTCGCCCCGACGCGAGCGGGTGATTCGCACACCGATTCGGTCCCCGGGTTCAACGGACTGTGTGTCCCTCGTCGCGCGACCGACACGCTCGTTACCCGTCCGGCGGAACCCCGTCGTATGACCGACCCGGACGCCGAGGCCGACGGCGACGAGGACGCCGACGATCCCGGCGACGAACCCGCCGCCGGCGACGACCTCGACGCGGTGCTTGCGGCGGTGTGCGAGCGGGTCACGCCCGACGCCGACGAGCGCGCGCGGATGGAGGCGGCCGCCGCCGACCTTGCCAAGCGCGCCCGCGACGCCGTCGCGGATCTCCCGTCGCCCGCCGACGAGGCCGACGTGCTCACCGTCGGGTCGACCGCCCGCGGCACGTGGCTCGCGGGCGACCGCGACATCGACCTGTTCGTCCGGTTCCCGACGGCCCTCTCCCGGGAGGACCTGGAGCGGCTCGGCCTGCGCGTCGGCCACGCGGTGCTCCCCGACGGCGAGGAGGAGTACGCCGAACACCCGTACGTCGTCGGCGCCGTCGACGGCTTCGACGTGGACCTGGTCCCCTGCTACGACGTCGACGCCGCCACCGAGATCCGAACGTCCGTCGACCGAACGCCGTTCCACAACGAGTACCTTCTCGACCGGCTGACCGACGACCTCGCGGACGACGTTCGCGTCCTCAAGGCGTTCCTGAAGGGCGTCGGCGTCTACGGCAGCGACCTCCGGACCCGGGGATTCTCGGGGTATCTCACCGAGCTGCTCGTTCTCGAACACGGCGGCGCCCGCGGGACGCTGGAGGCGGTCGCCGACTGGCACCCGCCGGTCCGGTTCGACCCGGAGGACCACGGCACCGCCGAGTTCGACGACCCGCTCGTCGTCGTCGACCCGACCGACCCCGAGCGCAACGTCGCGGCCGTGCTCTCGGGCGACAACCTCGCGCGTCTCCAGCACCACGCGCGCGACCTGCTCGCGGACCCGCGGACGGACCCGTTCTTCCCCGAGCCGGCCGAGCCGATCTCGCCCGAGGAGGTCCGCGAGCACGTCCGCCGCCGCGGCACCGCCCCCCTGGCGGTCGCGTTCGACGCGCCCGACATCGTCGACGACCAGCTGTACCCCCAGCTCCGCCGGTCGCTGGCCGGTATCGAGCGGGAACTCGACGGGCTGGGGTTCGACGTGCTCCGGACCGCGACGTTCGCGGCCGAGCGCGACGAGGGGGACGAGGGGGAACGCGACCGGCGTGCGGTGCTGCTCGTCGAACTCGCCGATCGCGAACTCCCCGCCGTCGAACGTCACGAGGGGCCGCCGGTCCACGTCCGCGAGCACGCGGCCGGCTTCTACGGGAAGTACGCCGACGACCCCGACGCGTACGGCCCGTTCGTCGCCGACGGCCGCTACGTCGTCGAACGCGAGCGCGACCCCGCCGAGCGCGACGCGGTCGCGGTCCTCGAATCCGAGCGGATCTTTGAGGCCGCCCTCGGCGCGCGCGTGGAGTCGGCGCTGGAGCGCGGGTACGACGTCCTCGCCGGCGAGGCGGTCGCGACCCTGGCCGACGAGTTCGGCGCGGACCTGCGCGAGTACTTCGAGCCGTCGGTGTAGGACCCCCGACCGCCGGGTCTGTCCATCGCGGTGTGCCCGCGTCGATCACCGGTCCTCAGTCCAGGTCGAACCGCTCGCGAAGCTCCGCGACTATCGGGACGCTCTTCTCCTCGGGGTCTTTGTCCGGGTCGATCGGCGGGCGGCCGTCGAACGTCTCGTGGACCATCGCGACGCCCTCCGACAGCGTGTCGAGCCCGTACCCGCCCTCAAGCACGAACCCGAGGCCGGCGTCGATCTCCTCGGCGATGGTGCGCACGCGGTCGGCCATCAGCGCGTACCCCTCCGAGGAGACCCGCATCCGCGAGATCGGGTCGTGGCGGTGGGCGTCGAAGCCGGCGGAGACGATCAGGAGGTCGGGATCGAACCGATCGAGCACGGGGTCGAGCAGGTCGTCGATCGCGAGCAGGAAGTCGGCGTCGCCGGCGCCGGCGGGCAGCGGGACGTTCAGGGTCGTCCCCTCGCCGGCGCCCTCGCCGACCTCGGTCTCGTCGCCGGTGCCGGGGTAGAGGCCGTCCTCGTGGATCGACGCGTACAGCACGTCGCCGCGGTCGTAGAAGATGTCCTGCGTCCCGTTGCCGTGGTGCACGTCCCAGTCGAAGATCGCGACGCGGTCGGCGCCGGCGTCGTCGAGCGCGGACTGGGCGGCGACGGCGGCGTTGTTGACGAAACAGAAGCCCATGGCGTCGTCGTAGACGGCGTGGTGGCCCGGCGGCCGGCCGAGCGCGAACGGGGTGTCGCGACCGGGGGCGCCGGCGTCCGCGAGCGCCTCCTCGGCGGCCCACTGGGCCTGGCCGGCTGCCGCGCGGGCGGCGTCCCAGGTGCCGCCGGAGGCGACGGTGTCGGGATCCCAGTTGCCGCCGCCCGATTCGCAGAAGTCGACGACCTCGTCCACGTAGCCGGACTCGTGGACCGCGTCGATGGCGGCGCGCGAGGCGGGGTCGGCCTCGACGTACTCGACGCCGTGTTTTCGCTTGAGCCCCTCCCTGATCGCGCGGAGACGGTCCGGATTTTCGGGGTGTCGGTCGCCGGTGTCGTGGTCGAGACACGCCTCGCTGTAGCCGAACCGCATCGCTACCCCTCGAACAGCGCGAAGTACGTCTCGATGTCGTCGGCCTGGACGGTTCTGCGGTCGGCGTGGCGCGCGAGGAGGGCGGCCGCCCGGGCGACGTTGTCGGCGTAGTCCTCGAGGATGTCCGCGAGCGCGATGCGGGCGTCCATCGAGACGCGGTAGGAGTCGTCGATGTCGAGGCGCGCGATCCGGTCGACGGGCGCGATGGGCAGCGTCAGCGTCGAGCGCTCGACCACCTGCTCGACGCCGAAGTCGGCCGGCATCAGCGTCTTTCTCCCGTCCTCGGCTGCCTGCTCGGCCGCGTCGACCGCCAGCGACGCCCCGTGCCGTTGCACGCGTCCGGCCAACTCCTCGGCCGCGCCGGCGCTGACCCGGAGGTCACCCGCGTTCCGTCGGATGACGTCGTCGACGGGTGCGAACGGCAACTCGACAGTCATACACATACGCCGGTGTGTGGCGTGTATAACGCTTTCCGTTGGCGTGGTTACCGCCCCCACGCGGCCCGCGGATCCGGCGCGGCGATCCGCAAGTTCCCGTCAGAACACGTCGTCGGCGTCGATGGTCCCGTCGCGCTCGACGCCGCGGACGGTTACCTCCTCGCCGAGGCGGAGGTTCGCCGAGGTCTCGACCGACCGCGTCTCCGTGCCGTCGTCGAGGACGACCGGGTCGCCCGCCTGCACGACCGTCCCGGTGAACTCCACGACGCCGCCGTCGTCGCTCGCGTCCGCGCCGGTCGCCTCGTCGCCGTCGGCCTCGGCCGTCGCCGCGGCGGTCGACTCGGACGAACTGTCGGCGGACGAACCGGTCGACTCGAAGGAATCGAGGCCGCCCTGACCCGCGTCGCGGCCGCTCGCCCCGGCCGCGTCGTCGGCGGTTCCGCCGGCGGCGTCCTCCAGCACGGTCACCGAGGAGCGCCAGCCGGCGGAGGCTTCGAGGTCGTCCTGCCAGCCGTCCTGGACCTCCACGTCGGTGAAGACGACGCGGTCCGCGAGGTCGATGTCGCGGTCGGCCTTGTCGCCCCACAGGGCCACCCGGATCTCGCCGGTGTCGTCCTTGATGCGGACGTTCCTGACCTGTCCCTGCGAGCCGTCGTCGCGGTCGAACGTACGCTTCTCGCTCGTCTCGATGACGCCGCCGGCGATGTCGACCACGTCCTCCAGCTCCAGGTCGTCGATGTCGGTCGTCTCGGGGACGTACTCCACGTCCTCGTCGACCTCCTCGATGGCGCCCCGGGAGCCGACGTGGAGCTCGAGGTCGCCGTCGCGCTCGCGGACGTAGCCGTCGACGACCTCGACCGTCGTGCCGGCCGCCAGTTCCTCGACGCGGTCGGCCATCTCGTCCCACATGGTGACGCGCACGCGACCGGTCTCGTCGCCGACGGTCATGTTCGACACCTTCCCCTCGGTGCCGTCGTCGCGGTCGAACGTCCGGACGGTGTCGGTGTCGAGGATCACGCCCAGCAGGTCCACGTCGGAGGCGCCCATCGTGAGGTCCTCGACGCGGTACTGTTCGACCGCCTCCACGTCGACCTCGGCGTCCGGGTCGGGTTCGACCTTGTCGACGGCGACCTCCAGCCCGCTGTACCCCTCCTTCGGGCGACCCATGATCCGGAGCACGTCGCCCGCCTGGAGGTTCTCCTTCGCGTCGACGGCGACCTGGTCCCACAGCGAGATGGTGATCCGGCCGGACTCGTCGGCGACCTCGACGTTGAGGACGTGGCCGTCCTCGTCCTCGCCGTCGCGCTCGAAGGTGCGCACCTCGCCGACGGTCATCACCTTCGCGAGGAACTTCACGTCGTCCATCCCCGGCTCGATGTCGGCGACGCTGTTGACCTCCTCGTCGCGCAGCTCGTGGGCGATGAGCATCGCCGCGGTCTCCTCGTCGGCCAGCCCGCCCATGTCCTCGACCTTCTGCTCGACGGCGGCCTCGAACTCCTCGAAGGGGACGTCGGCGTCCAGGTCGTCGTAGACGTCCTCGATAGCGCCCATAGTCGTACCGGGACCCAGGCAACTCCCGCGCATAAGGGTTCTCGTTCGTCCGGATCCCTCGCTCGCGCTGCCGGTCCCGGCGTCGTCGGTGCCCCCCGCGCTCGGCGACTCGTCGGTCATACGCGGGCTGTGTCGGGATCGTATTTGAGGCTACGCGCTCACCGCGTCACGTCGGTCACGGTTCGGACCTCGTCCATCGACTCGTGTTCGACGACGACGCTCGTCGGGAGGCCGCCCTCGAAGGTGACGGACGCCTCGTACTCGCGGTAGACGATCTGCTGGGTGCAGACGTCCCCGCCCTCCCGGACCGTCTCCACGCGGACGCGGAGTTCGTCGGCGTCGGCATCGTACTCGACCGACTTCAGCGACGCCTGCATGCAGCCGTTCTTGCCCGAGATGACGCCCGATACCGTCACCGCGTCGCCGCCGAACGCGACGCTTGCGGACTCACCGGGCTCGCTCGCGTCGCCGGTGCGAGCGAACGACCGGTCGACGACCGACGGCGATCCCGTCCCCGTGTCGGTCGGCGGCCCCGTCCCGGCTGGCGTCTTCGTGGGCGTCTCCGACGGTTCGGTCGTCGGTTCGTCGCCGCCGCCCGATCCACCGCCGCCGGTACAGCCCGCCAGCGCGGTCGACCCGGCACCGGCCACGAGCGTGAGGACGGTGCGTCTGTCCATGTTTCACCGGTCCTCGGCTGAACGCAAAAGTTCGACGTAGACACAAGCGGGCCTTTGTGCCACGGCGGTCGGTCGCACGGGTCGGTCGGATCGGAATCCCTTTACGTGGCCCCGGCGTCGGTTGAGTTGAGTCCGGGTAGGGTAGTGGACTATCCTCTTGGCTTGCGGAGCCAGGGACCGGAGTTCAAATCTCCGTCCGGACGTTTTCGGCGACACAACGCGACGAGCGAAGCGAGGAGCAGTGTCGCCATTGGAGTCTATACACGGAGATTTGAATCGAACAGTCGCAGCCCGCGAGCGAAGCGAGCGGGACCGTCTGTTCAGAGTTCAAATCTCCGTCCGGACGTTCCTTCACTCACTTCGTTCGTTCAGTCACGTCCGACGTGCCCACGCTCACTTCGTTCGCGTGGACTCCGTCCGGACGTTCTTACCGCGCCGCCACACTGCGAGCGACTTCTGTCGCTCGCACGACGCGGCGCGGTTATCGCTCTGCATACGGAAATTTGAGCAGCGAACGAGCGAGCGTCAGCGAGCGAAGTGAGTGAGTTCAAATCTCCGTCCGGACGTTTTCGAGGCGCAACGACGACGAGCGAAGCGAGTCGTCCGCGCCGAATTTCAGTCTATACACGGAGATTTGAATCGAACAGTCGCAGCCCGCGAGCGAAGCGAGCGGGACCGTCTGTTCAGAGTTCAAATCTCCGTCCGGACGTTCCTTCACTCACTTCGTTCGTTCAGTCACGTCCGGCCGTGTTCACACTCGCTCGTTCACGGGTCGCTTCGCTCCCCGTTCACGGTCGCGGTCTCACTTCGTTCGACCGCGCACCGCTCGCGTGAACTCCGTCCGGACGTTCTTACCGCGCCGCCACACCGCGAGCGACTTCCGTCGCTCGCACGACGCGGCGCGGTTGTCGCTCTGCATACGGACAATTGCACAGCGAGCGACCGCCACGGACAGACTGAAACGCGCGCCCGTCCGAGTTCCGCTGTGACCACCAGCGACGCCCCGGCACCGGACGACTCGGCCCGCGTCGCGGCGCTGCGTGCCGGCCTCGCGCTGTACGCGGCCGGCGAGTACCACGCCGCCCACGACCCGTGGGAGGCGGTGTGGCTCGACATCAGGAGCGCCGTCGCCGCCGCGGGAGACGGCGCCGGCGACCCGGACGCGTCCGCCGACATCGACACCGCCGACGACGCGGCGGCCGACACCCTCGTTCGCGACGAGGCGCTGTTTCACGGGCTGATCCAGTTCACCGCCGCCCAGTACCACGCCCGCGAGCGCAACTGGTCGGGCGCGGTCGGCCTCGCCGAGAGCGGACGCGGGTACCTCGCCGACGTGCCGGACAACTACCGCGGCGTCGACGTGGCGGCCGCGCGCGACGCGCTCGCCCGACTGCGGGCCGACCCGGAACGCGTCGAGCGCGAGCCGGCGCCGCCGCTGACCCACGAGGGCGAGCGCGTCGCCGCCGAATCGCTGTCGCTGGAGGCGGTCGCGCTGGCGGCCGAGGCGCTGGCGGAGGAGCACGGGCTCGACGCCGACGCGGTCGCGGACGCGGCGCGGTTCGCCAGCGAGGAGGAAGCGGCCGGCCGTTCGCGCTTCGCGGCGCTGCTGTTCGACTTCGTCCGCGCCGGCGACGCGGGATCGCGGGGGATCGTGTACGACCGGCTCACGGGGTTGGTCGAACAGGAGCGGCGCAAGGAGGAGGACGTGGAGGGGCTGTTCTGAGCGTCGTCGCGTCGGGGACGGCGGCGCGGATCGAGGGCGACTACGCCGAGTCCGGCTCGACTTCCTCCCGCGGCTCCCCGCCGAAGGTGTACTCCGCGGAGTTGTCCTGCGGGTCGTAGCCGAGCACCTCACGGGCGCGCTCGATGGAGTAGTACTTGCGGTCGTTGTCGGAGATGCCGTAGACGATCTCGTAGCCGTAGTCGGCCGCGAGACAGCGGTCGAACAGGTGCGCGCAGTCGCGGTGGGAGAGCCACATCGCCTGCCCGCGCTCGTACTCCTTCGGCGGGTGGCCCTTCGTGAGGTTGCCGATGCGGACGCACGCGACCGTCAGGTCGTGCGTGTCGTGGTAGTAGCGTCCGAGCGTCTCGCCGGCGGCCTTCGAGACGCCGTAGAGGTTCGAGGGTCGGGGAAGCTCCGAGCCGTCCAGGCGGAACTCGTCGTCCTTGCGGTACATGTGGGGGGTCCGGTCGTCGGTCTCGTAGGCGCCGACGGCGTGGTTCGAGGAGGCGAAGACGAACCGGTCGACGCCGGCGTCGACGGCGGCCTCGAACATCGTCTGCGTGCCGTCGATGTTGTTCGCGAGGACGGAGTCCCACGGGGCGTTCGGCCGCGGGTCGCCAGCGAGGTGGACGACCGCGCCGACGCCCTCGACGGCCTCGCGGACGCCGGCGTCGTCGGTCACGTCCGCGACGAACACGTCGTCGTCCGTGACGCCGTCGGGCAGCGCGTCGGCGGCGACGGGCTCGCGGTCGAGGAGTCGCCAGTCGTACGCCTCGCCGATGCCGGCGAGGATAGCGCGGCCGACGCGGCCGCCCGCCCCGGTGAGCAGTACCGGTTCGTCCATTCGGTGAGATATCCGACGAGCGCGGGTAAGTAAGGTGCGGTTCGACCGGCGTTCTCATCCCGGCTGACACGTCGCTCGGACGGACGACCCGCGGTTCGGACGCAGTCACTCGGTACGCCTTTGCCCGAGCCCCGTCCACCGTCTGCCATGGCTACCGACGCCCAGCAGGCGTGTTTCGAGGCCGGCATCAAGTTCGGCTCGCTGTACCATCAGTTCGCGGGAACGCCCGTTTCTCCCCGGAGCACACGCTCGCTGGAGACGGCGATCGCCGAGTCGATCGAGAACCAGCCGTACTGCGAGTCCGTGACCGTCGCCATCGACGACGACGCCGTCGCGGCGGACATCGACCACGAGAACGGCTACACCGAGCTGTCCGGGCACCTGATGGAGGTCGAGATGCGCGTCGCGTACGAGGGCGTCACCGTCCGCACGCGCATGGAGATGGAGGACGGCTACCCGCTGATGAAGCTCGTCGAGGTCGTCGAACCGGACGACTGACGGCCGGATTCGACCGGCTCGGTCCGCGCCGCCGCCGATTTCACTTTCACTTTCGGGCGACCGCTTAAGAAGGTCCCCGGCGAATCCGGAGGTATGCCGCAGTCTACCTTCGACGACGACGACCTGTTCGGGGAGGCGGCCGACGAGATGCGCGAGGACGTGGAGACGCACCTCCGGGCCGCGAAGGCGACGCTGCCGGACGCCGACGCCGTCTGGGAGACGGACGCCGACAACGTGCTCGGCGCGCTCAACGGGCTCCGGTCGGCGCTGGACACCGGCGACGCCGTCGAGGAGCTCCGGCAGGCGAAAAAGCAGTACGTGCTGGGCGAGCGCGCCGGCGCGTTCGAGGACGACGAGGAACTGGCCGCGGAGATCGACGAGCTCCAGGAACTGGTCGAGACCCTCGAGGAGGCACACGAGCAGGTCGGCGAGCTGACGAGCGTCGTCCCGCAGATCAAAGGCGACCTGGAGGACGCCCACGCCGAGGGCGTCGACCCGGACGCGGACGCCGACGACGCGGAGGAGGCCGAGGCGTAACCGTCGACCTCGGCTGGCCGTTCCCGACGATCTCAGCCGGCCCTCCCCGCCGTTCTCAGCGTTCTCGGTCGACGACCGCGCGGGCGACGTCACACAGCGCGTCGCTCGCGCGCTCCAGCAGTTCCGCCCCGAGTTCGGCCGTCCCCTCCGTCGGGTCGCCGACGACGCCGTTCCCGGTGAACTCGTCGCTGTCGTGCGCGAGGTTCACCCCGCGAACCCACTCCCCCCAGCGGTCGCTCCCCCCGTCGCGCGCCTCCTCGACCCGGTCCTCGCGAACGAGATCGGGTGCGACGTGGCGCACCATTGCCGTCTCCAGCGGCCCGCCGTGGCCCATCCTGCTCGCGTGCTCGCCGACGGCCTCGAACCACGTGAACGAGACCGCGTAGGCGTCGGTCGTGTCGTCGCGCGAGACGCGGCGGGCGACCTCCGCGAGCGCCTCCACGTTGCCGCCGTGGCCGTTGACGAGGACGACCCGGTCGATCCCGTGGCTCGCGAGGCTCTCCACGGTCTCGCGGACGTACGCGCGGAACGTGTCGGGCGACACCCACAGCGTGCCGTCGAACGCGCGGTGCTCCTCGGCGACGCCGACGTGGACCGGCGGCGCGACGAGCAGGTCGCCGGCGGCGACGGCGTCGTCCGCGTCGCTCGCGCGGTCGTCCGCCCACCGGTCGGCGGCCGCGTCGGCGACGGCCTCCGCGGTCAGCGCGTCGGTCCCCAGCGGCGCGTGCGGGCCGTGCTGTTCGGTGCTCCCGACGGGGAGCAGCGCGGCGGCGAGGTCGGCGTCGCGGACCGCCGTCCACGTCGCCTCCGAGAGCTTCATGACTACCCCTCCGTCCCGGTCCGACTTGTAGCCGGCTATGCCGACGTGCGAGCCGCCGATAGCTCACGTTCCCTCGCCCGGACGGGGTTCCGTGGGGGTTATGACCGGCGCGTCCCAACGCGAGCACAATGGGTATCCTCGAGGACAAGGACAACGCGCGGCTGTTCTACCGGTACTTCTCGCGCGTCTACGACACGATCAACCCCTACATCTGGGACGACCGGATGCGAAACCAGGCGCTGGAGTGGTTCGACGCCGACCGCGACGACCGCGTGCTCGACGTGGGCGCCGGCACCGGGTTCGCCACCGAGGGGCTGCTCAATCACGTGGACGAGGTGTACGCGCTCGACCAGTCGCGCGGCCAGTTCGAGCAGGCGTTCCGGAAGTTCGGCAAACACGGGAAGGTCCACTTCCACATGGGCGACGCCGAGCGCCTCCCGTTCACGGACGACAGCTTCGACAAGCTCTGGTCGTCGGGCTCGATCGAGTACTGGCCCGACCCCGTCGCCGCGCTGCGGGAGTTCCGCCGCGTCGTCAAGCCCGGCGGCACCGTGCTCGTCGTCGGCCCCGACTACCCGAAGCTGCGCGTCTTCCAGAAGCTCGCCGACGCGATCATGCTGTTCTACGACGCCGAGGAAGCCGAGGAGATGTTCAGCGAGGCCGGCTTCGAGGGGACCCGTCACTTCATCCAGCAGCGCCACCGCGGCTCCCCGCGGGCGATAACGTCCGTCGCGACTGTGCCGGAGTCGGACGAGCCGAACGACGACTGAACTACCCGTCGCGCGTTCGCTCACGTCGCCGCCGCGGTCGGCGCGGCCAACCGCTGGGACCCGACGAACACCGTCACCTCGACGGTCGATCCCGGCCGGATCCGCGGTCGATTCGTCCCGGCGGGCGTCAGTGTCGTCGACTCCCCGGCCGACCACGCGTGATCGCTCGCGAGGTTGAACGGCCCCGTCGGCCCGCTCGCGAACCCCCGCGCCGCGAAGAACGGGACCGGCGGCTGGTGGCGCATGCTCGACCCGTTGACGCGGATAACGACGCGCAGTCGGCGCACGTCGAGCGTGTCGCCGCCGCGGTGGGTGAGTGTAATCGTTCCGTCCGCGACCGTGAGCCCGATGACGGCGGCGACCGGCGCCGACCGCGGTTCCGATGTAGACGGGTCCTGTGGGCCCGCGCCGGGCTCCGTCACCCCGGCGGTCGACAGCGTCGCCGCCCCGACCGTCGCCGAGAGCGCGACCGCGGCGAGCACTAACAGGACGACGCCGATCGAAGAAGCGGCGGCTCGCCGGTCACGGTCGCCCGCGGAACCGCGTGCTGTCGATCCCGCCGTGGCGTCTCGATCCATCGACGGCGGAAGGTGGTGCCGCTATCGGTGATAAACGATCGCCGCGGACGACGAGCGACCGGGCGCCGATCGTCACCCGGTGGCGTTCGACGACCCGGAATCGTCGGCCGAGGTGAACGCCTCGTCGACGGTGACGTCGTCGGTCGGCGCGACGTTGATCGTCGACACCTCGGTCGAGCCCACCTCGACGACGGTGACGACGAACTCCCCACGCGGGGAGACCGTCCACAGGATGCCGTCCTCGCCGGTCGTCCCGACGTCGGTGCTCTCGCCGCCCTCGCGGCCGATCTTCACGACCGCGTCGACGGGTTCGCCGGTCTGCGGGTCGGTGACGGCGACGCGCAGCGGGCCGCCGGGGAACGTCCGGTTCACGGT
This genomic stretch from Halobaculum roseum harbors:
- the cca gene encoding CCA tRNA nucleotidyltransferase; its protein translation is MTDPDAEADGDEDADDPGDEPAAGDDLDAVLAAVCERVTPDADERARMEAAAADLAKRARDAVADLPSPADEADVLTVGSTARGTWLAGDRDIDLFVRFPTALSREDLERLGLRVGHAVLPDGEEEYAEHPYVVGAVDGFDVDLVPCYDVDAATEIRTSVDRTPFHNEYLLDRLTDDLADDVRVLKAFLKGVGVYGSDLRTRGFSGYLTELLVLEHGGARGTLEAVADWHPPVRFDPEDHGTAEFDDPLVVVDPTDPERNVAAVLSGDNLARLQHHARDLLADPRTDPFFPEPAEPISPEEVREHVRRRGTAPLAVAFDAPDIVDDQLYPQLRRSLAGIERELDGLGFDVLRTATFAAERDEGDEGERDRRAVLLVELADRELPAVERHEGPPVHVREHAAGFYGKYADDPDAYGPFVADGRYVVERERDPAERDAVAVLESERIFEAALGARVESALERGYDVLAGEAVATLADEFGADLREYFEPSV
- a CDS encoding histone deacetylase family protein → MRFGYSEACLDHDTGDRHPENPDRLRAIREGLKRKHGVEYVEADPASRAAIDAVHESGYVDEVVDFCESGGGNWDPDTVASGGTWDAARAAAGQAQWAAEEALADAGAPGRDTPFALGRPPGHHAVYDDAMGFCFVNNAAVAAQSALDDAGADRVAIFDWDVHHGNGTQDIFYDRGDVLYASIHEDGLYPGTGDETEVGEGAGEGTTLNVPLPAGAGDADFLLAIDDLLDPVLDRFDPDLLIVSAGFDAHRHDPISRMRVSSEGYALMADRVRTIAEEIDAGLGFVLEGGYGLDTLSEGVAMVHETFDGRPPIDPDKDPEEKSVPIVAELRERFDLD
- a CDS encoding histone family protein → MTVELPFAPVDDVIRRNAGDLRVSAGAAEELAGRVQRHGASLAVDAAEQAAEDGRKTLMPADFGVEQVVERSTLTLPIAPVDRIARLDIDDSYRVSMDARIALADILEDYADNVARAAALLARHADRRTVQADDIETYFALFEG
- a CDS encoding single-stranded DNA binding protein; this encodes MGAIEDVYDDLDADVPFEEFEAAVEQKVEDMGGLADEETAAMLIAHELRDEEVNSVADIEPGMDDVKFLAKVMTVGEVRTFERDGEDEDGHVLNVEVADESGRITISLWDQVAVDAKENLQAGDVLRIMGRPKEGYSGLEVAVDKVEPDPDAEVDVEAVEQYRVEDLTMGASDVDLLGVILDTDTVRTFDRDDGTEGKVSNMTVGDETGRVRVTMWDEMADRVEELAAGTTVEVVDGYVRERDGDLELHVGSRGAIEEVDEDVEYVPETTDIDDLELEDVVDIAGGVIETSEKRTFDRDDGSQGQVRNVRIKDDTGEIRVALWGDKADRDIDLADRVVFTDVEVQDGWQDDLEASAGWRSSVTVLEDAAGGTADDAAGASGRDAGQGGLDSFESTGSSADSSSESTAAATAEADGDEATGADASDDGGVVEFTGTVVQAGDPVVLDDGTETRSVETSANLRLGEEVTVRGVERDGTIDADDVF
- a CDS encoding DUF309 domain-containing protein; translated protein: MTTSDAPAPDDSARVAALRAGLALYAAGEYHAAHDPWEAVWLDIRSAVAAAGDGAGDPDASADIDTADDAAADTLVRDEALFHGLIQFTAAQYHARERNWSGAVGLAESGRGYLADVPDNYRGVDVAAARDALARLRADPERVEREPAPPLTHEGERVAAESLSLEAVALAAEALAEEHGLDADAVADAARFASEEEAAGRSRFAALLFDFVRAGDAGSRGIVYDRLTGLVEQERRKEEDVEGLF
- the azf gene encoding NAD-dependent glucose-6-phosphate dehydrogenase Azf, with amino-acid sequence MDEPVLLTGAGGRVGRAILAGIGEAYDWRLLDREPVAADALPDGVTDDDVFVADVTDDAGVREAVEGVGAVVHLAGDPRPNAPWDSVLANNIDGTQTMFEAAVDAGVDRFVFASSNHAVGAYETDDRTPHMYRKDDEFRLDGSELPRPSNLYGVSKAAGETLGRYYHDTHDLTVACVRIGNLTKGHPPKEYERGQAMWLSHRDCAHLFDRCLAADYGYEIVYGISDNDRKYYSIERAREVLGYDPQDNSAEYTFGGEPREEVEPDSA
- a CDS encoding dihydroneopterin aldolase family protein, giving the protein MATDAQQACFEAGIKFGSLYHQFAGTPVSPRSTRSLETAIAESIENQPYCESVTVAIDDDAVAADIDHENGYTELSGHLMEVEMRVAYEGVTVRTRMEMEDGYPLMKLVEVVEPDD
- a CDS encoding DUF5790 family protein translates to MPQSTFDDDDLFGEAADEMREDVETHLRAAKATLPDADAVWETDADNVLGALNGLRSALDTGDAVEELRQAKKQYVLGERAGAFEDDEELAAEIDELQELVETLEEAHEQVGELTSVVPQIKGDLEDAHAEGVDPDADADDAEEAEA
- a CDS encoding creatininase family protein, with product MKLSEATWTAVRDADLAAALLPVGSTEQHGPHAPLGTDALTAEAVADAAADRWADDRASDADDAVAAGDLLVAPPVHVGVAEEHRAFDGTLWVSPDTFRAYVRETVESLASHGIDRVVLVNGHGGNVEALAEVARRVSRDDTTDAYAVSFTWFEAVGEHASRMGHGGPLETAMVRHVAPDLVREDRVEEARDGGSDRWGEWVRGVNLAHDSDEFTGNGVVGDPTEGTAELGAELLERASDALCDVARAVVDRER
- a CDS encoding methyltransferase domain-containing protein; translated protein: MGILEDKDNARLFYRYFSRVYDTINPYIWDDRMRNQALEWFDADRDDRVLDVGAGTGFATEGLLNHVDEVYALDQSRGQFEQAFRKFGKHGKVHFHMGDAERLPFTDDSFDKLWSSGSIEYWPDPVAALREFRRVVKPGGTVLVVGPDYPKLRVFQKLADAIMLFYDAEEAEEMFSEAGFEGTRHFIQQRHRGSPRAITSVATVPESDEPNDD
- a CDS encoding type IV pilin, whose amino-acid sequence is MDRDATAGSTARGSAGDRDRRAAASSIGVVLLVLAAVALSATVGAATLSTAGVTEPGAGPQDPSTSEPRSAPVAAVIGLTVADGTITLTHRGGDTLDVRRLRVVIRVNGSSMRHQPPVPFFAARGFASGPTGPFNLASDHAWSAGESTTLTPAGTNRPRIRPGSTVEVTVFVGSQRLAAPTAAAT